A genomic window from Treponema maltophilum ATCC 51939 includes:
- a CDS encoding glycosyltransferase — protein sequence MKSILFCGNAKVFDGMMTTMLSIFKRSASKEGIRFYIFTMNLTRLKADYTALGDAQAEFLDGLAKSYNPEHSVVKIDVTETYEKEFALCPNEGCYCSPYTLIRLFADMEPRIPEKFLYLDIDLLFNRDIDLLWNTDIEGYEYAASRDHYGKFLVHPNFINAGVLLFNMKKCRETGLFEKSRKLIKTKKLTFADESAIIRSTVRKKILSQRFNDQKFLYKNTVIRHFSQRLFWLPYPHIENIKQWHITKVHKKFGYENFDDILYEYVYQKTRFERDFK from the coding sequence ATGAAAAGCATACTGTTTTGCGGAAACGCTAAGGTTTTTGACGGCATGATGACGACGATGCTTTCAATATTCAAAAGAAGCGCTTCGAAGGAAGGGATACGCTTTTACATATTCACGATGAACCTTACCCGGCTCAAGGCGGACTACACGGCGCTCGGCGATGCACAGGCGGAGTTTCTTGACGGACTTGCAAAGTCATACAATCCCGAACATTCCGTCGTAAAAATCGATGTTACCGAAACATACGAAAAAGAATTCGCCTTATGCCCGAACGAAGGCTGCTATTGTTCGCCGTACACGCTCATACGGCTTTTTGCGGACATGGAACCGCGGATTCCCGAAAAATTCCTGTACCTCGACATCGACCTTCTTTTTAACCGCGACATAGACCTCCTGTGGAACACGGACATTGAAGGTTACGAGTACGCGGCTTCACGAGATCACTACGGAAAGTTTCTTGTACATCCGAATTTTATAAACGCGGGCGTGTTGCTGTTCAATATGAAAAAATGCCGCGAAACCGGACTCTTTGAAAAAAGCCGAAAACTCATAAAAACAAAAAAACTGACATTTGCCGACGAAAGCGCGATTATACGCAGCACGGTCAGAAAAAAAATACTTTCGCAGCGGTTCAACGATCAAAAATTCCTTTACAAAAACACCGTAATCCGCCATTTTTCACAGCGCCTTTTTTGGCTTCCGTATCCCCACATCGAAAACATAAAGCAGTGGCACATCACGAAAGTTCATAAAAAATTCGGCTACGAAAATTTCGACGATATCCTCTATGAATACGTATATCAAAAAACGAGGTTCGAGCGCGATTTTAAATAG
- a CDS encoding DUF368 domain-containing protein, with product MDIFRTLAIGIVIGMANVIPGVSGSTIAVVFGIYGKFINAITLNVKKLLHNKRFVLPIVAGMASGVLIFSKIITVLYERFPVQTNFFFTGLIIGSIPMLTVLATKTKTGAKIEKSAVASIVFCAIIGIAVMILFSVIESSFGTSQSIGGPLPAFSVKLALLIFIAGLLGAVAMIVPGISGSLLMLIMGVYPIVIKSIPALFVPETFLHALVLLLPNGVGVLSGLLIGANAVKKLLEKAPNHTYAVILGLLCGSALNICPLTKHIFTGGFLQSLSGFASVPSIVSSAAALALGGAMAFLSSKFSPAEEPSERPI from the coding sequence ATGGATATTTTTCGGACTCTTGCAATCGGTATTGTAATCGGCATGGCAAACGTGATTCCCGGCGTTTCGGGAAGCACCATCGCGGTGGTTTTCGGCATTTACGGTAAATTTATTAACGCGATAACGCTGAACGTAAAAAAACTGCTGCACAACAAACGCTTCGTGCTGCCGATCGTTGCGGGCATGGCATCGGGCGTGCTGATTTTCAGCAAGATCATAACCGTGCTGTATGAAAGATTTCCCGTACAGACGAATTTTTTCTTTACGGGTTTGATTATCGGCAGCATTCCGATGCTTACAGTCCTTGCGACAAAAACGAAAACGGGCGCGAAAATCGAAAAATCCGCAGTCGCCTCCATTGTATTCTGCGCGATTATCGGAATCGCCGTGATGATTTTGTTTTCCGTAATCGAATCGTCGTTCGGCACTTCACAAAGCATAGGCGGGCCGCTTCCCGCTTTTTCGGTAAAACTCGCCTTATTGATTTTTATCGCAGGTCTTTTGGGTGCGGTGGCGATGATCGTGCCGGGTATTTCCGGCTCGCTTTTAATGCTCATTATGGGCGTGTATCCGATCGTCATAAAAAGCATACCCGCGCTTTTCGTACCGGAAACTTTTTTGCACGCGCTTGTTCTGCTTCTTCCGAACGGAGTCGGCGTGCTTTCAGGACTTTTAATCGGCGCGAACGCGGTAAAAAAACTTTTGGAAAAAGCGCCGAACCACACCTATGCCGTGATCCTCGGACTTTTGTGCGGCTCGGCTTTGAACATCTGCCCGCTCACAAAACATATATTTACCGGCGGCTTTTTACAGTCCCTTTCCGGTTTTGCAAGCGTTCCGTCGATCGTATCTTCGGCGGCGGCATTGGCTCTCGGAGGAGCCATGGCGTTTTTAAGCTCGAAGTTTTCGCCCGCAGAAGAACCTTCCGAGCGGCCTATTTAA
- a CDS encoding SpoIIE family protein phosphatase, protein MMRLKIACACILIFSVFASALAAVDLYWEKPVTLTDGESRFPASSYGKDTSIVVWQDIEKTSDQQGRIWLSAQVMSSETGKNWVAKRRFAGPYAYSGEVPNLFSVAVNSAGVISVCALADAQTIAVFTSDNGGTSFTETKLNQGGMSVVAPRVFRSYDGGFVLFATQGNSQSFSLKFTRSPDGKRWQDFRDFPPSQKLANSFVPDFIALPNGREMVVFQSTYIANNRITYQLYSSYSDDRGGRWSEPVLVTDRIDGTGLVTDYTNQRPLLYLFENTLYLAWERSRTSSARSAVVVAPLGENDGRIKGAMEQISPRQVAAYQPVLFTYEGNLAALWTDTRRGIENIYFASKKGMLWDESRISVSGSSSVYGSPLFTAGDKDLHIFWEQKSGKSYRVIRLSADRSVSPPVLKPASFKDGERSNGGKLSVRLQIPQDSSGIAGYSWILTKNADEEPPETFMEFPSKTTFSAFPDSDGLWYLKVRVTDHAGNWSESASVSYYRDTTPPQKPEIVSPPLDDAGFMTSNTFRIQWRTPASDDDLIAGYTYSLQYIGSLRDYRKNPAAYGTQSAAFLKTSVPAKIVTGNSFASWTNWDNGVYAFSVSAVDVAGNIGEKAVIPVYLNKYIPYTAVTAVYPQTDVYGNVSLSIFGKGFSSDGAISAVYLDKDGKAPYDAVFEYASGDFKIVSDTKIGGIEFAGLESGTYRIGILHPKRGLYMTQPILSVNEFGTVKTGDYAYRFEPPWKAYSAPSRYAVQISDILLWTIFILAAAGLFFVSRQMLVTVQDAITVRREVRAFISGEGMVSERKQKEKELRQRGMSLRYKMMFFTSILVLLLTLLVSVPLGFIFVRTQESTLAKGLEDRISVLTESLASGVKNYMPGQNLLELGLLLNQSESMSEIQYGTILGLPADGSNTHVDYVWASNDPNIANKINSQTLVLGSSRFIHEEAALIGDRIALLNREAENQIGGISSDLVSLTAEGMSLALKTDAASVERRNDIQQASTQLTQTLNRALNDLSKAGSGSLPEFNSGRLSRGVTDYLFYKPVLYRRGTEQIYVRAVILLKVSTEELINTVNRATLTVVLTASIIALVAVIIGISGSLVLASIIIRPIRRLASHVAMIRDTGDKAELAGKDLPVDTGDEIGLLSENVNDMTRALVEAAVNENMLLGGKEVQRAFLPLDEVSIEGKKVKQSVGRLDTPYAQFFGYYEGAKGVSGDYFDYKKLDERRFAVIKVDVSGKGSPAALIMAEVAALFTEYFTNWNIQKNGVDLSPLVYKINDHLVNRNLFGKFAAFTLAIFDSVAGDFYFCNAGDNLIHLYDASAGQKRTITLKETPTAGAFPSDLVEMRGGYPVEKVHVDSGDVLFLYTDGIEEAKRLYRDNEGRALKFRDETDIPVTDEEQKGYEEYLNLYADGQKLKADKAFRDFEQTLPEPLRVFLQKKSADISDPKKYLQGVRSCDPWAREYAAFEADSVPQEQRIGKAQVRAYIKRYNRLTVSKKFLNFIARMKDDVYAYIVYMSKKGSSVVDGEEMSATRVHDIIEAVFKRKTYSLIKRSNPRTFASDQSFDFDFSDCAGTPEDAVMALVSVEKVFRMYKSPEANAYDHAVIDKKVDAFLKKHFVQYSVYCAQRAEHFQSSLRDEYMFYTHIKEDEQFDDLTLVGIKKK, encoded by the coding sequence ATGATGCGCTTAAAAATTGCTTGTGCCTGTATCCTTATTTTTTCCGTTTTTGCATCGGCTTTAGCCGCCGTCGATCTGTATTGGGAAAAACCCGTAACGCTTACCGACGGCGAAAGCCGTTTTCCCGCCTCCTCATACGGTAAAGATACCTCGATTGTCGTATGGCAGGACATAGAAAAAACCTCCGATCAACAGGGACGAATCTGGCTTTCGGCTCAGGTTATGTCTTCCGAAACCGGCAAAAACTGGGTTGCAAAAAGGCGATTTGCCGGCCCGTATGCGTATTCGGGCGAAGTACCGAACCTGTTTTCAGTCGCCGTCAATTCGGCCGGCGTTATCAGCGTATGCGCCCTTGCCGATGCGCAAACGATCGCCGTATTTACGTCCGATAACGGCGGAACATCCTTTACCGAAACAAAGCTGAATCAGGGCGGTATGTCCGTTGTCGCGCCGCGCGTTTTCCGCAGCTATGACGGCGGTTTTGTGCTTTTTGCGACTCAGGGAAACAGTCAAAGTTTTTCTTTAAAGTTTACGCGCTCGCCCGACGGAAAACGCTGGCAGGATTTCCGCGATTTTCCGCCTTCGCAAAAACTGGCCAATTCTTTTGTGCCCGATTTTATCGCGTTGCCGAACGGACGCGAAATGGTTGTTTTTCAGTCCACGTACATCGCGAATAACCGTATTACCTATCAGCTTTATTCGTCGTATTCGGACGACAGGGGCGGAAGATGGTCGGAGCCGGTTCTCGTTACCGACCGAATCGACGGAACCGGACTTGTAACCGACTATACAAACCAGCGGCCTCTTTTGTATCTTTTTGAAAATACGCTCTACCTTGCATGGGAGCGCTCCCGCACGTCGTCCGCCAGATCCGCAGTCGTTGTCGCGCCGTTGGGCGAAAACGACGGCAGAATAAAAGGCGCGATGGAACAGATTTCGCCGCGTCAAGTCGCCGCGTACCAGCCGGTGCTGTTTACGTATGAAGGAAACCTTGCGGCGCTGTGGACCGACACGCGGCGCGGTATCGAAAATATTTATTTCGCGTCGAAAAAAGGCATGCTGTGGGACGAAAGCCGCATTTCCGTCAGCGGTTCATCTTCCGTGTACGGCTCTCCGCTGTTTACCGCCGGCGACAAAGATTTGCACATTTTTTGGGAACAAAAAAGCGGCAAAAGCTACCGCGTAATCCGCCTTTCGGCCGACCGCTCCGTTTCTCCGCCCGTTTTAAAACCCGCATCGTTTAAAGACGGCGAGCGTTCAAACGGCGGAAAACTTTCCGTGCGTTTGCAAATTCCGCAGGATTCGTCGGGAATTGCCGGATATTCGTGGATTTTAACAAAAAACGCCGACGAAGAGCCGCCGGAAACGTTTATGGAATTCCCGTCAAAAACGACCTTTTCGGCTTTTCCCGACAGCGACGGCTTATGGTATTTAAAAGTGCGGGTTACGGATCATGCGGGAAACTGGTCTGAAAGCGCAAGCGTTTCATATTATCGGGATACGACGCCGCCTCAAAAACCGGAGATTGTAAGTCCGCCTTTGGACGATGCAGGCTTTATGACTTCAAATACGTTCCGCATACAGTGGCGCACCCCCGCTTCCGACGACGACCTTATTGCAGGCTATACCTATTCGCTGCAGTATATCGGCTCGCTTCGCGATTACCGGAAAAATCCCGCAGCCTACGGTACGCAAAGTGCGGCGTTTTTAAAAACGAGTGTGCCTGCAAAAATCGTTACCGGCAATTCTTTTGCTTCGTGGACGAATTGGGACAACGGCGTATACGCGTTTTCCGTTTCCGCCGTTGACGTTGCGGGCAATATCGGCGAAAAAGCCGTCATCCCCGTCTATTTAAATAAATACATCCCGTACACGGCCGTAACCGCCGTATATCCGCAAACCGACGTGTACGGCAATGTGTCGTTGAGCATTTTCGGCAAGGGTTTCAGTTCCGACGGCGCGATTTCCGCCGTGTATTTGGACAAAGACGGCAAAGCGCCCTACGATGCGGTATTCGAATATGCAAGCGGCGATTTTAAAATCGTCTCGGACACGAAAATAGGCGGCATAGAATTTGCCGGCTTGGAAAGCGGAACGTACCGCATCGGTATTTTGCATCCGAAGCGCGGTTTATACATGACGCAGCCGATTTTATCGGTAAACGAATTCGGTACGGTAAAAACGGGCGACTATGCCTATCGTTTTGAGCCGCCGTGGAAAGCATACAGCGCACCGTCCCGGTATGCGGTTCAAATAAGCGATATTTTATTGTGGACGATATTTATTTTGGCTGCCGCGGGGCTTTTTTTCGTGTCGCGGCAAATGCTCGTAACGGTGCAGGATGCGATTACGGTAAGGCGTGAAGTGCGCGCTTTTATTTCAGGAGAAGGTATGGTATCGGAACGGAAACAAAAAGAAAAAGAATTGCGCCAGCGCGGAATGAGTTTAAGATACAAGATGATGTTTTTTACGTCGATTTTGGTATTGCTGCTCACGCTGCTCGTATCGGTTCCTTTAGGCTTTATCTTTGTGCGGACGCAGGAAAGCACCCTTGCCAAAGGCTTGGAAGACCGCATTTCGGTTTTGACGGAAAGTCTTGCTTCCGGCGTAAAAAACTATATGCCCGGACAAAACCTGCTCGAACTCGGTTTGCTGCTCAATCAAAGCGAATCGATGAGCGAAATTCAATACGGTACGATTTTGGGTTTGCCCGCCGACGGCAGCAATACGCATGTCGATTATGTGTGGGCGTCCAACGATCCGAATATAGCGAATAAAATAAACAGTCAAACGCTCGTTCTCGGATCTTCGCGCTTTATTCATGAAGAGGCGGCACTTATAGGCGACAGAATCGCTTTATTGAATCGGGAAGCCGAAAACCAAATCGGCGGCATTTCTTCCGATTTGGTTTCTTTAACTGCCGAAGGAATGTCGCTTGCTTTGAAAACGGACGCCGCATCGGTTGAGCGGCGCAACGATATTCAGCAGGCGAGTACGCAGCTTACCCAAACGCTTAATCGCGCTTTAAACGATCTGTCGAAAGCCGGTTCGGGTTCTCTTCCCGAATTCAACAGCGGGCGCCTGTCGCGCGGCGTTACCGACTATCTTTTTTACAAACCCGTTTTGTATCGGCGCGGTACCGAACAGATTTACGTGCGTGCGGTAATCTTGCTTAAAGTCAGCACCGAAGAACTGATCAATACCGTAAACCGGGCGACGCTGACCGTTGTGCTTACCGCTTCAATCATCGCTCTTGTCGCCGTCATCATCGGTATTTCGGGTTCGCTTGTTTTGGCGTCGATTATTATCCGGCCGATCAGGCGCCTTGCGTCCCACGTGGCAATGATCCGCGATACGGGCGACAAAGCCGAACTTGCCGGTAAAGATCTTCCCGTAGATACGGGCGACGAAATCGGACTTTTGAGCGAAAACGTCAACGACATGACCCGCGCACTGGTTGAAGCCGCGGTCAACGAAAATATGCTGCTCGGCGGTAAGGAAGTACAGCGTGCGTTTTTGCCGCTTGACGAAGTCAGTATCGAAGGTAAAAAAGTCAAGCAATCGGTCGGCAGACTCGATACGCCGTATGCGCAGTTTTTCGGCTATTACGAAGGCGCAAAGGGCGTTTCCGGCGACTATTTCGATTATAAAAAACTCGACGAGCGCCGCTTTGCCGTTATAAAGGTCGACGTATCGGGCAAGGGCTCGCCTGCCGCCCTTATTATGGCCGAAGTCGCCGCCCTGTTCACCGAATATTTTACAAACTGGAACATACAAAAAAACGGCGTCGATTTATCGCCCTTGGTGTATAAAATAAACGACCACTTAGTAAACAGAAATCTGTTCGGAAAATTCGCCGCGTTTACCTTGGCTATTTTCGATTCCGTTGCGGGCGACTTTTACTTTTGTAATGCCGGCGACAATTTGATTCACCTATACGATGCGTCCGCCGGACAAAAAAGAACGATTACGTTAAAGGAAACGCCTACGGCCGGCGCCTTTCCGTCCGACCTCGTGGAAATGCGCGGCGGCTATCCGGTCGAAAAAGTCCATGTGGATTCGGGCGACGTACTGTTTTTATACACCGACGGTATTGAAGAAGCGAAGCGGCTTTACCGCGACAATGAAGGCCGCGCTTTAAAATTCCGCGACGAAACGGATATTCCCGTTACCGATGAAGAGCAAAAGGGCTACGAAGAATATTTAAACCTCTATGCCGACGGACAAAAACTGAAAGCGGATAAAGCCTTCCGCGATTTTGAACAAACGCTGCCGGAACCTTTGCGTGTCTTTTTACAAAAAAAGTCGGCCGATATTTCCGATCCGAAAAAATATCTTCAGGGCGTGCGCTCTTGCGACCCGTGGGCACGGGAATACGCCGCTTTTGAAGCCGATTCGGTTCCGCAAGAACAGCGTATCGGCAAAGCGCAAGTGCGCGCGTACATAAAGCGCTACAACCGGCTTACGGTTTCCAAAAAGTTTTTAAACTTTATTGCACGCATGAAAGACGATGTGTATGCTTACATCGTTTATATGAGTAAAAAAGGTTCAAGTGTCGTTGACGGCGAAGAAATGTCCGCCACGCGCGTGCACGATATTATCGAAGCGGTATTCAAACGCAAAACGTATTCGCTTATAAAACGGAGCAACCCGCGCACCTTTGCGTCCGATCAAAGTTTCGACTTCGACTTTTCCGATTGTGCCGGAACGCCCGAAGATGCCGTTATGGCTCTCGTTTCCGTCGAAAAAGTGTTCCGCATGTATAAGTCTCCCGAAGCAAATGCCTACGATCATGCCGTCATCGATAAAAAAGTCGATGCATTTTTGAAAAAGCATTTTGTGCAATATTCGGTATACTGCGCGCAGCGGGCGGAGCACTTTCAAAGTTCTTTGCGCGACGAATACATGTTTTATACGCATATAAAAGAAGACGAACAATTTGACGATCTTACGCTGGTCGGAATTAAAAAAAAGTAG
- a CDS encoding UPF0164 family protein, protein MRGKTLKAELKKHLAALLFLCSASLIRAADTAKPYESLLSAFGFLKDGNAGLTSFRSLNIPVGGRSEAMGTAFSAMTDDVSFFEYNPAASSVLKQTELALFHNFWIADSAVDTLIFTRRTNNLGYGGALKSFYIPFTEYNIFGERTSTGYYSETTAAFNISYNFFAGYTFKGIALGTNLKTSFRSIPDYSDNISGRVIPKSGLSQSGVALSADAGMLLRFNLAKFYASRDPNFNIGLSLHNAGFAWTGFGKNTSADAPLPSYASAGVSYKMIKPVTLAFEFRKPLNMTDFSKSERASAAIGAELFVTDFFAVQAGFLLKGVNPKISIGSSLAWQKMIFNAAYSFDLTSSLSPINKISLAVKMDLGDGGRQKKEEAADKLYTEGMRLYAQGEFEQAIEKWRQVLKLYPRFDPAKKGIATAQNTLDLHKRIRDIQTLN, encoded by the coding sequence ATGCGCGGAAAAACGCTGAAAGCCGAATTGAAAAAACATCTGGCAGCCCTTCTCTTTTTATGCAGCGCCTCCCTTATACGGGCGGCGGATACGGCAAAACCGTACGAATCGCTTTTGAGTGCATTCGGATTTTTAAAAGACGGCAATGCGGGACTCACCTCGTTCCGCTCGCTGAACATACCCGTCGGCGGCCGATCCGAAGCGATGGGAACCGCCTTCAGCGCAATGACCGACGACGTTTCTTTTTTCGAATACAATCCGGCCGCAAGTTCCGTGCTTAAACAAACCGAACTTGCTTTATTCCACAATTTTTGGATAGCCGATTCGGCGGTCGATACGCTCATATTTACGCGCCGTACGAACAATTTGGGATACGGCGGCGCATTAAAAAGTTTTTACATTCCCTTTACCGAATACAATATTTTCGGCGAGCGCACATCAACCGGCTATTATTCGGAAACGACCGCCGCGTTCAATATTTCGTACAATTTTTTCGCAGGGTACACGTTCAAAGGCATCGCGCTCGGCACAAACCTCAAAACGTCTTTCAGAAGCATCCCCGATTACAGCGACAATATTTCGGGGCGGGTTATACCGAAAAGCGGACTGAGCCAATCGGGCGTTGCGCTCAGCGCCGATGCGGGCATGCTGTTGCGTTTCAATTTGGCAAAATTTTACGCGTCGCGCGACCCGAACTTCAACATCGGTCTGAGCCTGCACAACGCGGGCTTTGCATGGACGGGGTTCGGCAAAAACACGAGCGCGGATGCTCCGCTTCCTTCGTATGCGTCGGCCGGCGTTTCGTATAAAATGATAAAACCGGTTACGCTCGCCTTCGAGTTCCGCAAACCGCTGAACATGACGGATTTTTCGAAATCGGAACGTGCGAGCGCGGCCATAGGTGCCGAACTTTTTGTAACCGATTTTTTTGCCGTGCAGGCCGGCTTTTTGCTCAAAGGCGTCAATCCGAAAATAAGCATCGGTTCGTCCCTTGCGTGGCAAAAGATGATTTTCAACGCGGCCTATTCTTTCGATCTTACCTCGTCTTTGAGTCCGATCAATAAAATCAGCTTGGCCGTTAAAATGGATTTGGGCGACGGCGGCAGACAAAAAAAAGAAGAGGCTGCCGACAAGCTGTACACCGAAGGCATGCGCTTGTACGCGCAGGGCGAATTCGAACAGGCGATCGAAAAATGGCGCCAAGTGTTGAAACTATACCCCCGCTTCGACCCGGCAAAAAAAGGAATCGCAACCGCGCAAAACACCCTCGATTTACACAAAAGAATACGCGACATTCAAACGCTGAATTAA